The DNA sequence CCAAATTTCTAGAGAAGAGcatttgtttatttgttgtatACCGAAATCAAATAACTATTTTTCTGATAACAAAGATGAAACATATTATAAGTGATTACCAATATTCATATTTTGTTTAGGCTAATGGGTCATAACAACCATGGTATGCTCAGATATACTCAGACATACTGCGGACGACAATCGGTCTTGCCATATACAACCACACTCCTATCAAAACACCTATGTGGATCATTCCCTTCCATCTAGATAGCAGCAACCTAGAACGCTGCTGGGGCATTATACCTTCTTTAGTTAGGCGTGATGTTCGTATTGACTTCAATCTAGTAGTCATCCAAGTTTAGAAAGCACTATTTTTTCTAAAAGTATGAACATATGAGTTATCCTGCAAAATTGCAAGGATATTTCAGATTAGGTTGATATCAAGACAGAGGTCCTTTTGACTCTATGTGACAAGGTCTCATTTTCTGTATCATAAAAGTAGAGCTGCAGATGCCGAGTACCGTGGCCACCTGGCACCAGGCGGTCCAAACGGTGGTACAAACCACCGTGAATTCGAAATGTATAAATACCGATCCCTCGTGGATTGTTATATCTGCGGTCAAGGATAAACCCTAGGCTTGCGAAGGCAAAACATGAGTTGAGATAATGTATACGCTTCCTGAAATATTTTGCATTTTCATCCACTTGACTTGTCAATAACCTTCTTAGCTCTGCAGGAACATCTGGTATATGTATTTGTACCTTTTCTTTTCTACAACAAAACCGGATGCCTCATACCGAAACCTCATCGCACCATAGTAATTGCAGTCAGGGACTTTACTCAATATATATCTTTGTGGCAGGTTCTGGTAGATGAATTTATATGGATCATCATCTGTCACATTATTTGTAGTTGGGTCCTCTGGAAGTACGCGATATGACTCGTAATCATGATCTGTTGGCGAGACATTGTAGAGATCATATTAATTTAATTAATACAAAATATGCTATATGCAAACACATATTTGTTTAAGCTAGATTTGTAACATGATTTATAAATtaaactagcaaatatgcccgtgcgttgcaacggaagaaaaatatcaaatgaccctagaaagtgatgacataatgttacatatctatttatatttatcctttttataaaatttaaagtccataatttattttattgataacaatAACAtttatggtattagatagttaatatttacaataatatgtagcttgaagacatatttatttaataataaaaatagaaattagttaaaccttatctcactctaatattacctcttaatatacctcattattatattaaaacatgagaagtttgatgctagcattatttttttatttagattaggattgctatgaaatatgaattaagcactaccataaaatttttataataattgaagcaagataactacaattttaattttacactaaaaagcatagtcaaacatttccaacaaaaaaagtgtactaaaatttgtgatattttttgtttactgcatggatctacatatgtggagctgaacaaaatttgttttacaatttttagatttttctatgaattactacacatttatcaattttcagctttttttatttagattaggattgctatgaaataatgaatcaagcatcacattaaataggctaccataaaatttttataataattggagcaagataactataattttaattttacactaaaaagcataggcaagtatttccaacaaaaaaatactaaaatttgtgatattttttgtttactgtatgtatctacatatgtggagctgaacaaaatttattttataatttttagaattttctatgaattactacgtatttatcaatttttagccgatttaaagaataaaagaaaagtaaattggAGATTTTATATTGAGAACCCTAGGaaaatttttattctttttttcttcCAATCATACCGATTCTGGGCTGATTGGCCGACGGACGGATGGCAGAGGCTACGGCAGAAAAGTAATAGGAGATTTTGCATTGGGAACCTTAgaaacttttttattttctttttgctcTTCTAGAAACGTTTGGACGAAGGAGGCGACCGATTCCTCAAACAGAACGGGGACAAGAGACGGAAGAAAATATTGGGGCCAGACTGAAATTTTTtggctctttatagataggtatagatatCGTCGTAGTACCTTGCGCATGTCGCTGAATGCCTCCATCATCATCGTATAAGTTTTAGTTATGCAATCCATGGCCGCCTTCCATGGCATCTTCATAATGTCCCAATCATCGTGTGTTGGTTCAAATAGTTCACGATCGAATTCATCTTTATTGTTTTGGACATGTACATGGTTGTGGCGCCGCTTAGGTAAATACACTTCTgtaatatttttaaaataagtATAGTAGAATATATCCTtgccttttatatatatataaaaatagtatgaGGCTGTTGTGCTCCTGACCTAAACTTTTATTGAATCTGCGGCAATGTCATTCACGTGCGGTCGCCATCTGCTTGCCAACTCACCTGTTATTCTCAGCAAGTGTTAGGAATTAGCACCCACGGGTTTCAATTCAAATCACATCTACGTCATACTAAAATTACCAGACAAGCAATCATAAGGTTGCTGCGGGAATTTCaaataatttaataaaaaattagactatttatatttatagttaTATGAATGAAATTATTTTAAATTAATTTTATTGAATGATTTGACACATCAATATGAACAGCTAAATGCATGTTAGTAGATAAAGAGATGactatcataattacatgtgctagttggctataattgtaagttttagtagaTTGTTGATGTGGATAGCTTACATGTTGAGAGAAATTTCTAGTGGAGTTTaactttataagagtataataAGATATGAAAAGAGAAACATTTAGAGACATACCGCACATATATACTTCAAATGCGCGTGTACTGGAACAAACAAAAGAATACGGCACATATATACTTCAAATTACCTTGCTTGCCAACTTGCCGCAACTAATCACGATCATACTTCAGCACGAGGCGGCTAGGCGGCTGTCCGATGTCGCGTGGAGGCCAAAACCGATCTCGCGCGGCACTCGTCAATTGCCTGGAGCGGCACGGAGCGGACCTCACACGGGTGCACGGCGATTGGGTGAGAGGCACGGCTGCACGACGGTTGGCGGTGGATTCAGTTCACcacaaaaaccaaaattcttcgtcacatcgaatcttgcggcacatacatgaagtactaaatgtagacgaaaacaaaaactaattgaacagtttgtctgtaaatcacgagacaaatcttttgatcttaattagtctatgattggacaatatttactacaaacaaacgaaagtgctgcagtgctgaaatctaaaaaatttttcaCAGCTAAACCAGGCCTCACTGCACGGGAGATGTCCCGCGGCGCGTTggtctttttctttccttttttcatGTGGGATGAAATTAGCGTAGGTTTTTTTTCCAGTTTGAAGCCTTGCATCAAGTTTTCATTATTAGCCATTAGATTTGATGATCTAGATTGTTTTTTAGTGCTTAATTTTAATAAAGATGAATTCTTATGTGCAATTTTCTAGGTATACAAAGGCTCTCAGCATATGAATATAAATCTGTGAATCTGTGATAGGTACCATAGGTGCCTTCGTCATAGATTTTTTTTGTCAACCGACCTCGCCCCTCAAGAGCTTTTACGCCAGCCACAGCACGATACGATCGTAAGTGGTGGCCACGTTGCTACCACAGCTCGCTGCAGCCGTTGACAATGAGGCTTGCAAATAGCTAGAAGCTTGAGGAAATAAAGCATTCTCAACTATCTTTTTTAAAGAATGCATTCAACTAATATATATCTGATTAGTTCTTGATATAAGATTTCACACGTTAACACACTACTGCAATAGTGAAAGTTTCACTGATAACACAGCGGCAGTACCACTTgtagaaaagaaagaaacaagAATGGAGCAATACTAACGTCCAACAATATAATCAAAGTTAACACACCAACCATATACTGTAAATAAAGAAGAGTACAGCAAAATACTAGTCATTAATTGTTGAATATCTCCGCACCGCATTCCTCGCTCAACAACCACACAGTCAGCAGAGCACCAGATGGAGGGTCGTCTCATTCTTAATGCCATAGTCTCCAAGAGTGCGGTCATTTTGCAGCTGCTGGCCAGCAAAGAGGAGGCGTTGCTTGTTAGGCCGAGTGCCCTCCTTCTTATAGATCATCATCTTGACATTGCTGATGGTGTCTGTGCTGTTCACCTCTAGAGCCAGGGTCCTGAGTATCGTCTCCACAAAGATTTGCATCGTACCTCTTGGAGACGAGTggaggacaaggagaagggtggCCTCCTTGCAAATGTTGTTGTCAGCTATGGTGCTGTTGTCCTCTAGTTGTTTCTTGTCAAAGAGGAGGCACTGCTGATGCTTGGGAAAGCCCTCTATAGATTCAATCATGTCCTTGACGTTACCAATGGTATCTAAGCTATCTACCTCAACGGTGATTTTTGTGCCTAACAGCGTCTCCTGTACATAAATTTCCATCTTTTCTTCGAGGTCAAGTGTGGACCTATTCTGGATGTCATAATCAGCCAACGTAAGGTTATCGTCTAGCTGCTCTCCATCAAAGGCAAGGTAGTATTGTTCCTGGATCTTTGCCTTGACAGTGGACAATGTATCAGTTGGCTGGACCCTGAGACGGATTGTCCTGCTAATGGAGCTCTTCACAAAGATATACATCCTGAATGAGCACACAAATCACAATTTTtagagaaattttatttaggcaATATATAACGACACACAGAAAATCAGTGGCGGAGCATCGCGTAGAGGCGATATACTAGGCAGCAgatcagatttttttttttaacaccAAATTCACCAGCCACTAGTCTGTCCATTTGAAGGCTTGCAGTGCTCACAGTAAAATACTAATTGCCAAGTTAAAGCGCCAGAAGCTAACGGTCTATGATTAAAACGGCACAAGTTAATTGCCCAGTTCAGAAGACACAAGCGACTCGCCCCTGCTTCTTTTTACTTCATGCTCCGCCGCTGCAGAAATGACAACGATTGCAACACATAGTACATGCAAGAACTCGTTGTCTAATAAATTAAACGTAGAAGCAACAAGCTCTACTGCATATAAGCATTATTGTCTATATATACAGAACAAGGTGTCGGACTAAACCTACATTGGATACAGTGTTAAGTATTTAGAAATCATTAAAAAAAATCTTGGTTCACTCAGTTCTGTACATCGAAGAGATTATGTGAATATGCATACATATGTGCCCCTTTAACTGTAAATAAATTTTTTATAGTATAAGAATAGAATTTGACAACCAGAGCGAATGCCACATATAATTAGCCAAGAACACTCTACGTTACAGCAGCTAGTGCACACTTCAAAGTTTCTAGAATACGTCTATATCAAATTGAAAAAACTGAACATATATACATCCTACAGTTCCCACCAGCCACAAAAAGTAACAGCACATATATTTTATTTAGCCTACATACTCGTAGAACTATAATTAAAGCAAAACGA is a window from the Sorghum bicolor cultivar BTx623 chromosome 5, Sorghum_bicolor_NCBIv3, whole genome shotgun sequence genome containing:
- the LOC110435406 gene encoding polyubiquitin-like gives rise to the protein MYIFVKSSISRTIRLRVQPTDTLSTVKAKIQEQYYLAFDGEQLDDNLTLADYDIQNRSTLDLEEKMEIYVQETLLGTKITVEVDSLDTIGNVKDMIESIEGFPKHQQCLLFDKKQLEDNSTIADNNICKEATLLLVLHSSPRGTMQIFVETILRTLALEVNSTDTISNVKMMIYKKEGTRPNKQRLLFAGQQLQNDRTLGDYGIKNETTLHLVLC